ACTCACTTTAACATTTATTTCAGACACAGATATTTCATCAACAGACCTTCGTTACATCTTTTAGTCATTAATAACTAAAGTTACTTGTTAAAAGCTGAACCTTTAGTGCTGATGCTGttacacctgaacacaccttaATATTTCTCTGCAGGTCCTTCTTAAACGTCGACTCTTTgactctcctcttcagctcgtTATAAACCTGCAGATCTGCAGTCAGCTGCTCCACTTCACCCTTCACAAcacaatttaacaaaataaaagcatgaacaCTGATGCTGCAAATAGAAAACAGCGGGTCAACATCATTTCTTCTGCTTATCTGCTGGTTTCTTTTTACCTTGAGGACGTTCTCAGCAGCCTGAAACTTTTCAGTCAGTTGAGTTTTCTCTTGTTCGTGTTTCTTCTGCAGCGCtgcagcaaaaacaaataatactTTTCAACATCATAAAACCCTCTACAGACTTGCTGtgcattcatttttgtttaGCAGCTTATAATCGGTCCTCCCCCCCACATGCATGTctcctttaaaataaataaatatgccattaaatgtaacaaaaaataatatttaaaataaatgaatgacagaTCCctcatttaataatgaataaataattatttttttaaataaataatgaaaaaataaagaaataaatatataaatttaaaagttaataaaatggGAGGATTAAATAGAATAGTAGATTGggtaattaatacaaatgtaaataaataaagcagcaattaaaacagaaatatcaatttatgtcacaatgtatcaattaattaatgcctacatttatttaaataaatacataaataaatacatttaaaaatgaataaattaaaataaattaaaaataaatgcaaaaatatacgtaaatttaaaagttaaaaggGAATATGTAATAGAATTAAAGAtaaataggggaattaatacaaagttaaataaataaagaagcaaataaaacagaaatatttattttttgtcacatttgatcaattaattaatgcctacatttattttttatattatttttgatacatttaatggcataattatttatttatccagtaatttatttattattttggcaggttccgttgTCCATACTTCTCAGCTCATCTCTACATGATGTATAAATAAAGTCTTGTTACTATAAATAAAACACGCTCACTGAGACGGTTTTAAACTGGTTGATTAAACCTGATACGTCTGTGCCGAAAATAATCTCAACAAAAACAACTCGGCACAGAATCAGGGAGCTCTTACACTGTACGTTACAGACTTTACTCATCAGAATGATGCAGAGTGGTGCTTCTGTCTGGAGGAAACCCATCTTTGTCTGAGTGGATGTTGTACAGCAGCCAGCATGCAGAGAGCACGTTAACACGTTAAGGTTAACAGCTACTGCTGACGGGtgaaatctaaataaaactTTCACCATATCAGACATTAATAATTATAAGTTATTTAAATCGTTGCTGTTAACATTAAAACCCAGCAGGTGTCATTACAGCTACTTATTTCTAGAGCTCTTCATGTAGTTTGTTACCTTCCACGTTTCTCTCGTGTTCTTCAGTCACAGATTTACTTTTCTGTTCGTGCAGGATGTTCAAATCAGCCGTCGTCTCTGTTTTCACCTGAAAGAAATCACATCAGATAAGAGACTCGTTTCAGTTCAGATAAAAGACAAACTGAACTGATAGAAACATTAATGACGTCTgtggaaaaacaacagaaacaaccTTCCTActgacaataaataataaataaaaacatctgaATTAAGAGtttaaaaacagagaaacatgcagaaacacagTAGTTTATTGAGAAGCAGTAATGAGAGAAGAAcatgtgatatacagtatatgatatgatatgttgctgctgcacagctgctgtctgtctgtgagtcTATGAATAACTCCTCTGATCAGGAGGTCATGTGACTGTGACTCCAAGTTCATTAATGTGCTGCTCTAACAGGCTCCTCTCTGCTGGTTTCAGCCTGTAAACCAGATGTTGAACCTGCTGCACTCAGAGCATCAGTGACGTCCAACATCTGCATCTCATGTATTAATGTGAGGAAGGTCACAGCCTCGTCATGCTTCACGTACGTCATCATTCATTCACCAAGTCTGTTTCCGCTGTACTTTGTCGTGTTTAtcgctataataataataaatataataaaaatgaaatgttcatctttattattcttatttttattaagtcatccattcatccattaacTTCCGCTTAACTGGGGCcgggtaaaataataataatgataatattaatattaataaaattaaaataagaataaatataatataataataataataaatcaaacagataataaaaaataataactgattatattaataaaatattaacaataagaataaattaatacaaataaaataatagtaaacaaacaataaataaatatgataataataataatacttatacaattaaaataataataataataaattaaacaaataataataaatatgataataaaaatgaatattgataaaaatatgaacataaaaaatacaaataaaataacaaacaataataaatatgaagataattaaattataattataataaatataataatgatgtaataataatataaattaaaccgataataatgaatatgatgataataacaataataataaataaatgaaaacataaataaaatatgaacaacaaaaataaaatacaaataaaataataacaaacaaaaagaatgatgataataataatatatatgtaaatgttaaaaattgtttaaaaaggcaataaaagcaAGACAaatgaagtaaaaagtaaaaacataaaatgttcgTGTCCTCTACTTGTAGTTTACTGATCGGTCAGTAAACTGCAGTAGAGCGCCCTCTGCTGACAACAAAACTTTAAGtgattttaatttgattaattgtgttgTCAGGTTAGTTTAGCCTCACCTGTGACCTCAGCGATCCAAATCAAATCGTTATTCTTTAATCCGgcagtatttcgcattttcagACGTATTTTTTACAACCTTTAAATCCAACATTTCCTCAGCAGGCTGCAGGCACAGCTGCAGCCTGCTGAGGATACACAGCTGGACTTCAGAATAAGTCTCACTGTGTCTTTACTGTATCCTCTTTGAACAGGTAAAGATCAACGTCCCCACACATTGATCGATAAAGTTTTATTGCTCCTGATAATTGCCCTCCTCACCTTATTGAGGATGCTCAGGACGAGGGCGCACACGTCTTCATCGGCGTGGTCTCTCAGCAGCTCCGCCCTCTCCGGGTTCCCGTTGGCCTCCTTTAAAATCCTCAGCTGCCACTCGAAACGCTCCAGCTGCTTCTGCAGAGTGACGTCCGGCTCACCTGACGTACGTTTACCTGAACACATGATGAAGAATACAGCatgaaacataataataataatatcactgATAAACCGGCGGGTAGGCCAGTAAAATGtactgttattatttattattactgatgcattattGTAAAAGTAGGATTTTACTGTCGTAGTTGTTGAGCTGGAGCTCATTCTGAACcattaactaatgattattttcattatggattaatctgcttattttctccattaatcgattgattgtttggtttgtaaaaatagtGTTAATAGTGAGAAATGTTCATCACAGTcacccagagcccaaagtgacacctTCACTATCTTTGTTTAGTCCAACCAACCGTCCAAACCTCAACAGTATTACTACTACAttaaacatgagaaaaaaagcaaaacttaTTATGAAACATtatctgtaaaatatgtgaaagaatcagagaaaaatatccaaaacatGTCTGAAAATTAGTCAAATAAGTAAAACATATAAGTGAATGAATGTCCAAATAATATCCcaaaaaatataagtaaaatatgtcaaaaacaaaatagtgaaaaaagtctgaaagatatTTAGAATTCTTCCAAAATATGTTTgaaaattagtaaaatataagtgaaaaatgtccaaaaataattagtacaatatgtcaaaaaatatccaaaaaatgtccggaaattattaaaataaatgaataaatataaaatgtgtgaagaatataagtaaaatatgtaaatgtcagttattacaattattaaaagtaaaagcagcatattattATAATCTTCACATTTCTGAATCTGGAACCATGAAAtgattttacattaaaacataaatcatcaaaatagtttcacattaattttctgtcaatcaactaattgattaatggactaattgattaatggattaattgattaaaggaccaattgattaatggattaattgattaatggactaattgattaatggactgATGGTTTCAGTTCTACTTGaacatttgtatgtgttttgtgtgtaataatctaaattagtaaagtaactaaagctgtcagataaatgaagtagagtagaagtagaaagtggcaTGAAAAGTAAATACTCTAGAAAAGAAAAGTACCTTatatgtacttaagtacagtacttgagagTTACAGTAGTACTTCTATTTCATGTCTCTTCAGGAGCTGAAGGGTTAAAATCCTCAACGTTCAGGACGTGTTTCTGACTGTAATCTGATTTCAACCCGTCAATTACATCATCGACATGTAGAcacaggctcacacacacacacacacacacacacacacacacacacacacacacacacacacacacacacacacacacacacacacacttagtgtCAATGACGTCTTCAGTTTGGACTTCATGTCTTCGGGGTTCAACACTAaacaaaatgtcacaaacaTAATAACACTGTAAAAACCTGAATATCAACTCTTTTTGAGCAGATAATGAAACAGGAAATATCTACAACTGAATAATGACAACTGGTGAATATTTAAAATGTGCGTACCGTTATGTGACACGGTAAAAAACTAGTTTTATAACGAGTAATAAAAGTGACTTAATAAACTCTGTGGAGCCGCTCAGCCTCATTTAAAACAGACTCACACTCACAGGAACACACATGTGAAGCTGATGATTCATGTTTCACAGTTTATATGTGAAACATCTGAGAAACACATGTgcacgtacagtatgtgtcacaCGTGATAAACATGAAATGTGAAGCTTAAAGCTCAACGTTAAAGTCATCGTACGTCCTCAGTGATTCACAGACGAGTGGCGACGGCGTTTTAAATGAGCGGTTTAAACTGAACAATCTGCTCGTAAACGGGAGGAAGTGATGGAACGGAGTGTTAACGGACTGACAGTCAGTGGTGACTCGCTGCTTCACAACAGATGCTTCATTCAGTCACTTCAACTCTGAAATCACAGACCTGTAATCACCTGTAATAACCTGTAATCACCTGTGATTTCTCTCCAACACAAACCTGATATATGATCATTCAGAGAAACTCCTGCAGCCCCGACAGTCCTCACTTTAGCATTTAATCATTTCATTATATTCTCCATATTTAATGCTTTAAACTCCCGGCTGATTTTTCCTTTTACACTCTTATAGCAGAGTTACCACGTCTTAgctatggaagtttttattggactttaatagttgtaatccacaaatatgtaccatgatctacaaatatttcaccatccacaaacatgtatttttgtatttgtgttgtgtaaggtcacatccacaaaaatacagggcaaTTTGCAAATATGCACGACTTACTCTgtaaacatgtattttaattccacataaaaatgttataggtttacatgtaaagtgatatatacgcATTTGTGCATCCATTTGAacacgtggaatgatatttgcgcatTTATGGCTCACTTCCCGTCGCTCTGTGGGCCACGTGACATTTACaacttccctcctgtttgtttacatcattttgtctcatcgccctgaaggggtttatttcacaacaatgacccgctagctgaacattatctcgcttattacacggctacttacttaagaaatcaattatttaacacaaaaacggtcctccagagtccgacatcagagctgcgcccatagcaaccgtctgttacacatagcaacggtctgttatacatagcaacggtctgttatacatagcaacggtcttttatacatagcaatggtctgttatacatagcaacggtttgttatacatagcaacggtctgttatacatagcaacggtctgttatacatagcagcggtctgttatagagaaataatcaagtataatcaagtattcaacaacgccCTGTAATAACGTCCAATAAAAACTTAGCTAAACATGccatatattaatatttttaggCTACTCAGAAACACCACTCTCCATGTTCTGGTGCAATTTTCTAtgagaagaaaacatttttctgtAATAAAATTAGCTTGATATTCTTGCCGGATGTACAACACAAAGtaaagttactacgaggaactttaattttgaGTTGATTTTGGCGTTAACAACCCTGTCCCCTGTGGATAAAAGCGGtcgtgtttccgagcaccagactccctttagaaagAGAGAGTCTTCTATCGGATGGATTCTCATGACTTTGATtcagaaaacaggaagtgagagaACAGAGGAGCTGAGATCAGAAGAggaaactcacacacacaaacatatacatatatagatatactgtatatatttaaccCTCTCACCTCCTTCATCTCGGCGGCTCTTGTCTGTCTGGTTCTTCTCTCCCTTCTTGCCTTTGCTTTTCTTCTGATAAcgacaggaagagaagaagaagaagaagaagaagaagaggaacgtTTCAGTGGCGGCGTCAACAAACAGAGCAGATATGAACCTGAACACAGTCTGGCAGGTTTTAGTGTTTaaacactttactttaacatcaacaacaaaatCAATGATCAATAATTCACCTCACACATTTTCATACTTTTAGGTCAAAGAGTTTCTAAGAAGAACCCGTTGAGAACCAAACACAGAGTTCATGGAGAGTCTTTAAGTTACAAGTGAATGACAAAGCACAGAAACATTAGCGTATACAAACATCCAGCTGAAAGGATGAGGCTCAGctggatttatttttaaatatatgatcATGATTAACTTAAATTAGAAAGAAAATTTAAGTGTCATTTACtaatgaaattaatttttaaacaaaaatgcttcATGAATGTGATAATAAACATCTTTGGGGTTTTTCGACTGTTTGTTGGATAAAATGAGAcgtttgaagacgtcaccttgagctgttttctgacattttatagacaaaagaATGACATCTGTTTATtaagaaataataattagttgcagctctatctcaaacacaactacaacaacaactaaataaTAAACTTGTATTTCATAGAGCCAGTATTCTGCCTTTAAATTAACTATTTCACAccatttattattagaaatcatatAAAGGTTAAAAGAATATTTGTTTCCTGAGCTCACAGATACAGACTGACGTGAACTTATCTCtaatactaatataatataataacaataagcgTGTCAGGAGGAGCCTGAAGCCGGCGGTTTGGAGGGAGCTGAACCGGGTGTCGGACTGAGTCCTGGTTCAGCTGAGTCCTGGTTCAGCTGAGACCCGGTTCAGCTGAGACCCGGTTCAGCTGAGACCTGGTTCAGCTGAGTCCTGGTTCAGGTCCCGGTTGTTAAACTGGGTTAGTGAGGTTGTTATGAAAGCAGCCGATGGAGGTCTGACTCTCTCGTTAGTCTCCACATGACCGACTCTTTCTCCTCCGTTACATAACTTCAGAGAGAGCCGTCTGACGGGAGCAGCACAAACAACGAttttagacatttaaaaaaatctatatcagtttaatcCTACTCtatatttaaagtattttcacagctttacctcgccgtcagacggccctttgtgacggggaactgaagccgttacatctctctcttcaccagaccagactccattcacaaaaccagtaatttaacctctcagaacaggagactagctggtctaccgctgcatccatcgtgCATCCACAGCAGGACGTTGCTGAGCttcctgccggtactcctgtctgcttctccagcctgggagcacgccgaccgccagctaagttactgtattaatacactgactataaggatgcatatatatatactgtattaatacacgactataaggatgtatatatacactgtattaatacactgactataaggatgtatatatacactgtattaatacactgactataaggatgtatatatatatatatacactgtattaatacactgactataaggatgtatatatacactgtattaatacactgactataaggatgtatatatatatatatatacactgtattaatacactgactataaggatgtatatatacactgtattaatacactgactataaggatgtatatatatatatatatatatatatagatactgtattaatacactgactataaggatgtatatagaTACTGTATTACTACActgatatatagatatactgtacatgtagcagcgtcatcatgcagaaacctacgtcaggttaAACGTTTTTAGAAGAGCTTGAAGGGGAACTAACATTGTGATGATAAAACTGATGAACTTTGACCAGAATGACATCGACGTTTCACCTCGTTGCACAAAAACAATCACAGACAATACGCAGTGAAATACCGACTGTATTGCCTCACACACCCGCACATTGCTCAAGCACAGTGAGGCCAAACAATCACACCCTGCAACCCTCCCGCTGTATAAACACCACTAACTCAGCTCAGCCAACTGGACACACCAACTTTATTTAAACTCTGAGCTGAAACAATAAATATCTCCGGTTTAAACACGTCGCTGGGTTCAGGAGGAGACTCGCTTTAAACCtctgaggaggacgaggaggaggaggaggaagaggaagaggacgaggacgaggaggagaaggagaaggaggaggaagaggaggaggaggaggacgaggaggaggaggtggaggaggaccaggaggaggaggaggaggaggaggaggaggaggaggaggaggaggaggaggagtaggaggaggtggaggtggagatggaggaggaccaggaggaggaggaggacgaggaggaggaggagaagcataTGTTCCTGCAGGCGTTGGAGGCCCCTGCttttaaaaaaacgtcataaatCAGAGCGGAGGCTCGTCTCCTCTGTTTGTACAGCACTTCACCGTCAAGTTAAACCTGTCTGCACCAAACTGAACGTCTCTTTCTCAGTTTAGTTTCTGCTGAAGAACATAAATCATCTCATTGTTGgatttgaaaccagaagtaaaACTAGagagttaaagttaaagttcaTTATTCAGAAGTTAGAAGTCATTGAGTTTGAGCTAAAAACTGGATCTAATTCTGTCACATGTCGAGCTACAACTAATAATTACCAGAATTACCAGATTAGATAGACTGATTAAACAGCTgtgatataacgtgttaattagtcaTTATAGCCGAATCGATCTGAACATCTAACTCTCAAATAATTTCCCAATATGtcgaattattcctttaaagttgAAGAATTAAAGCACCTTTTCCCAACGGCATCGTCTCCGCTTCTACTTTTGTTTCCACTTTGAAAGACTTCGTTTGGGCTTCACTAAGTAGGTGATACTCTATAAGCCCGAGGTCCAGGTACTTTCATAGTACTTTCGTAGTACTACAACAGTACGACAGAGTACTACACAGATTCATCTCTGCACTCCTGCAATATCATCAgaatcgatgcagcagaaccagagatgtCGTCTTTTTACTCCACACATGGTTCTTCCTTCTTGTCAGAAGTTGCATGGTGCCGccacctacattacccacaatgcacctgGACCACCACAAGGCAGAACCTAGAACCAAAGGGTTCTTTAACGTTATGAGAAGATCCAGGTCGGGGGTCATGTAGAGATGATGACACAAAGTGAATTAAAGCTAATCAATGTCACTGTTCAGTTAAAAGTCATTTAGTTTGAGCTAAAAACTGGATCTCATTTGGACTCGTGGCTTGAATGTAGAGCtacaactaataattattttcttcaTCAATTAACCTATCAAGTATTTGTTGGATAAACTGTTTttgtctggaccgcagagggccagcagtcctacaaacgcaaaagtctgtcactgactgactgactgagtgatgaagttacaggattggtcggccgactgttggagtttcctcattggtcgttgttatttcaaaatgaaaaggcggagaacagttctgtgtttacgttttctggggagcgtgtcagaGGTTCAGTgtatcattacatagtgctgtgctattgtttatgttcgtttaagttacgttatgttgttgcTTCGTATTGTTttaccgtgcattcacaccaagcacgaAGCAAGCAAATGCTGtctgtctgggttcataacgtcacccggcggcgagctgtattcacatactgtatctgtatctagctactgcggtatgaacccaaaataaacagaccgtgctgtgatttaatatcaataaacggatcaaaagtgaagctgaaataacgacattatgatgttgatttgtaaaaagtccaaattcatgctttgtcaggtctgtctgcaacacaacaagcaaacaacttttaaaatgcttgttttctgaatggagtttggatggatcaaTGCCAGGCTATGGTAACATTGTAGctactccatcaacactcaacatgacgtcatctcggcataaatacggcagcgacgttgttgtaaacggatcaaaaagtgaagccgaaataactacataatgatgctgattagtaaaaagtctgaatgcTTTGTCGagtctgaaaaactgaaatacttttaacgttgcatactgtatgtcatgctaataccttttcaccttgtatataaatgtataatatactgactagttaCAACTAATGTTACAATTTACTATTAttgaatgtcatttgcttcattataagtttcaatcaaacattaagatataagtggaaaaaaactgttcactaaacatgatagacatgaccactgactattggtggaacaatttagccacaaattcacatactgaccaGATACGGTCCAGACAGATACTCGGTTTTGACAGAGTCTTGTTTCTATAGTTTAGCAAAGAAAATGTCCAAGAAGAAGACGTCATTAGACGTCCTGATTTGTCAGGACTCAACGGGCTTCACACCAGAAACCACAGGTTGTCTGAGGTAGAGCTCGATATAAAGTTCATAGTCCACATGGATTTATTACAGGCATGAGTAACGGGTTTGTTCGTTAACGCCACACAAAAACAGCTTCACCGTCCAGGTTGTTTCGGGTCAAATCAGTCaattaaaaaacagataaatgaaaGTCTGACGCTGCTATAGAGCAAAGATATCAGTACAACACAGGATGCTGACTCATCACTGCATTAAGACATCTCCATTATCAAACACAGAGTATCAGTGTTTCAACTGGCTGACGGggcacattcacacagttaaaGCTGAACaaagctgacctctgacctctgagaggcaaaacaggaaacacatccTTTTGATTAAACAGGGTTCAATTGATAAGAAGAGGAGACGTGAGAAttattaggttgtagcggctcagttttaaagctggagtgaagatactgtatcatatgaaactagaaaaacctgatgaatccatcggtaccaaccaaggggtcccttgacctctgacctccagatcagtgaatgtaaatgtgttctatgggtacccacgagtctcccctttacagacatgcccactttatgataatcacatgcagtttggggcaagtcatagtcaagtcagcacactgacacactgacagctgttgttgcctgttgggctgcagtttgccatgttatgattggagcatattgttttatgctaaatgcagtacctgtgagggtttctggatcaatatctgacattgttttgtgttgttaattgatttataataataaatatatacatacatttacataaagcagcatatttgtccactcccatgttgataagaggattaaatacttgacagatctccatttaaggtacatttagaacagataaaaagtgattaaatattttaatcgaccgacagccctagtaataatattaaaaaatgttttactttgatattgaagaaaacttaaaaacatgaaGATTCTCAGTGAAGTTCTGCAGAGTTATTTTTCTCTGATTTGTAAGTGGACTTATGGACGTTTATTCTGTATAGACATTAGACATAATGAAATCCTCTGGAAGTGTAAGTCACACTGAATCTAAAAATAAGTGTTTGATTTATATGTGTTCAGATTTCACTGAGTtatgaagaagagaagaagtgtGCGTTTCGTCTGTCAGAAGTCCATCAGGTGAACTTTGTGTTTCTGGGTCAAAGTTGAGTTAAGTTGAAAAACTTCACTTCTGcagctgttttttatttttaaagtctgTTAGAGTTAGTGACAAACATGTTTCTGTACAACAGTAATGActgttttcctcctctgcaaaACCACAAAACTACACAATGAAGAAGGGATGTCAAAACGCTGCCAACCTACGAGAAACGCTTTGACCTGTCTTATTCTAGTTTGATTTCATTTCCAGACAACAAACACGTCTCTGTCTGACGTTCAGGACACATAATCTCAGCTACATGATGAAATGTTCGCCCAGGTGTTTAAACGTCCCCGCGGAGCTCGTCAGGATGAGATTTAACGTCCGGAGAGGAACGAGGTTGAACTCTCACACGGAGACGAAGAGCAGCTCTTTGATTTCCCTTCGACTTGTCAAATATCTCAGCAGCAGACGGAGGAATCAAACGATAAACTGAAGCATCTTTTAACCTGAAGTTCAtcacaaacactgaaacgttTCCTGGTCTTTAACTAAACCACAGAGTCGAGTCATTTAACTGCTCACTGTGGGGAAAAACATCTAAACTCTCATATCAAAGAGAAACCGTTCTAAATACGAGCAGAACTACTGAGGTTTGAGTTTCTCTTTATTCACGCTTCCTGTGAAGGATTACAAGCCCAGTTTATCTCCATTAAAGCTGCGTTAAAGAGTTAAAGAAGCTCATAAAAGAGCTCATTAGATTAGAGCTGAACGATTACAGGAAAACATCTAAACGAGACTCTTCTTTGAAATTATTTTCCATAAATTAAACTCCATCTGAGTGAAGAACATGGTCTTATCTTACTGACAGAAGAGAAATAAtccttaaaacaataaatacagtttgacattttggtgaatatacttcttctctttctctctgagagTCAGATGTTCAGATTGATTCCTCTCTCACGTCTGTGCAGTCAGTGAATATGAAGCcacagccagttagcttagcttagcataaagactggaaccagagggaaactgctagcctggctgGCTTTATGTAATGACGTctgatgttgtttgttttcgttgtttttctgtctctctcttgcaaaagagctCAGCTGATCTTACCGTGTCAACTTAGCAAATGTAGTGATGATGACACTAATCAATGTCACAGTTGTTCAGTAGTAATCAATACATTGATAGGTTATCAGGAAACACCTGGTCTCTTGGTGATATTTTGGGTAAAGTTCACGATCCAACAGCTGCTCTATAAAGTCTAAATACTCAACACGTGAGAACAGTTTACAAACCGCCGCTCGCTGCCTCTCTGTGGCAGGAAGTGGCTTCTGA
This DNA window, taken from Sebastes umbrosus isolate fSebUmb1 chromosome 9, fSebUmb1.pri, whole genome shotgun sequence, encodes the following:
- the ccdc69 gene encoding coiled-coil domain-containing protein 69 isoform X1, which encodes MGCSHSKKKSKGKKGEKNQTDKSRRDEGGKRTSGEPDVTLQKQLERFEWQLRILKEANGNPERAELLRDHADEDVCALVLSILNKVKTETTADLNILHEQKSKSVTEEHERNVEALQKKHEQEKTQLTEKFQAAENVLKGEVEQLTADLQVYNELKRRVKESTFKKDLQRNIKAHGSPGAFWESEQESLLFVIEMKSERVQEQSRKLQQMDDLVEKNLLLEDQIIHTLQQNEDLRVRIDNSQTFIQQLSKEQQDLKVALERQAVINQNLSQEKEQLMFKLRHRDSCPTIHLPAMMQEIAPR